A window of Exiguobacterium sp. FSL W8-0210 contains these coding sequences:
- a CDS encoding pyridoxamine 5'-phosphate oxidase family protein, whose translation MSTHTTNQEAVETVKKLIDKIETAMLTTISAEGLVSRPMQTQDIEFDGDLWFLTSKETDKYQELLKNPSVNVAYIDKSYVSIRGTAELVEDIERKKELWSPRYEAYLGTTYEDPKVVLIKVNTEAAEYWETGNTTKSVKQVLKKVVGKDDENEINKTVDLS comes from the coding sequence ATGTCAACGCATACTACGAATCAAGAAGCAGTCGAAACGGTCAAGAAACTGATTGATAAAATCGAAACAGCGATGCTGACGACGATTTCAGCAGAAGGACTCGTATCGCGTCCGATGCAGACACAGGATATCGAATTTGATGGCGACCTCTGGTTCCTCACTTCAAAAGAAACAGACAAGTACCAAGAACTACTTAAGAATCCGAGTGTCAACGTCGCGTACATCGACAAATCATACGTCTCGATCCGTGGGACAGCAGAACTCGTCGAAGACATCGAACGAAAAAAAGAGCTCTGGAGCCCACGTTACGAAGCATATCTTGGAACGACATACGAAGATCCGAAAGTCGTCTTGATCAAGGTCAACACGGAAGCTGCTGAGTACTGGGAAACAGGAAACACGACAAAGTCCGTCAAACAAGTCTTGAAGAAAGTCGTCGGCAAAGACGATGAGAACGAAATCAATAAAACAGTCGACTTATCTTGA
- a CDS encoding MGMT family protein, which yields MTPFTQDVLTIIRSIPAGRVMTYGQVARLAGHPRSARQVARILHSMSTTKRLPWHRVLAAGGKLSLEGDEQRLALEAEGVEFLTARQLDLSRYQVRSE from the coding sequence ATGACACCGTTCACGCAAGATGTCCTGACCATCATTCGCTCGATTCCTGCTGGTCGGGTCATGACGTACGGGCAAGTCGCTCGACTAGCCGGTCATCCGCGTAGCGCACGACAAGTAGCGCGGATTCTTCACAGCATGAGTACGACGAAACGTCTACCGTGGCACCGCGTGCTTGCTGCTGGTGGAAAACTATCACTTGAAGGCGATGAACAGCGACTTGCGCTTGAAGCAGAAGGTGTCGAGTTCCTCACCGCCCGTCAACTTGATTTATCGCGTTATCAAGTAAGAAGCGAATAG
- a CDS encoding LLM class flavin-dependent oxidoreductase: MKLSILDQSPVSKGQSPSDALHETVELAKIADELGYHRLWVSEHHFAKTLAGSSPEVLIAYMAAVTKQIRLGSGGVMLPHYSAYKVAENFRVLEGLAPNRIDLGLGRAPGGMPLATRALQEGSSPRFGGADYGEQLDDLIDYLKDGAPAGHRFAGLVATPEVDTTPEGWLLGSSGGSALNAAQRGFGFAFAHFINGQGGQEVMDYYRHNFMATSFNETPQTLVSIFVTCAETTEEAERLASSLDLSLLLLEKGVSSTGTPTPEEAAAYPYTFQDQFRIAENRKRMIVGNPESVAKQLQELADSYGTDEVMIASMIADKQAKQQSLKLIMDAVKATV, from the coding sequence ATGAAACTTAGTATTTTAGACCAATCCCCGGTCTCTAAAGGACAATCCCCATCTGATGCTTTACACGAAACGGTCGAGCTCGCAAAAATCGCGGATGAACTCGGTTATCATCGTCTGTGGGTATCCGAGCACCATTTCGCCAAAACACTGGCTGGTTCGAGCCCGGAAGTCCTGATCGCATACATGGCAGCGGTGACGAAACAGATTCGTCTCGGTTCAGGCGGTGTCATGTTGCCGCATTACAGTGCCTATAAAGTCGCGGAGAACTTCCGTGTCCTTGAAGGACTTGCTCCGAACCGGATCGACCTTGGACTCGGTCGGGCACCGGGCGGTATGCCGCTTGCGACACGTGCGTTACAAGAAGGTTCGTCGCCACGGTTTGGTGGAGCCGATTACGGCGAACAACTCGATGATCTCATTGATTACTTGAAAGACGGGGCACCTGCCGGACACCGGTTCGCGGGACTCGTCGCCACACCAGAAGTCGATACGACACCAGAAGGCTGGTTGCTTGGATCAAGTGGTGGTAGTGCCTTGAACGCCGCACAACGCGGATTCGGATTTGCCTTTGCTCACTTCATCAATGGACAGGGTGGTCAGGAAGTAATGGATTACTATCGTCATAATTTCATGGCGACGTCGTTTAATGAGACACCACAAACACTCGTTTCGATCTTCGTGACATGTGCCGAAACGACGGAAGAAGCAGAACGTTTGGCGTCAAGCCTTGATTTATCTCTGCTCTTACTCGAAAAAGGGGTCTCGTCAACAGGAACGCCGACACCGGAAGAAGCAGCAGCGTATCCGTATACGTTCCAAGATCAGTTCCGGATTGCTGAAAATCGGAAACGGATGATCGTCGGTAACCCGGAATCCGTTGCGAAACAATTACAAGAGCTTGCCGATTCATATGGAACGGACGAAGTGATGATCGCTTCGATGATTGCAGACAAACAAGCAAAACAACAATCATTAAAATTAATCATGGATGCCGTCAAAGCGACGGTCTGA
- a CDS encoding cation diffusion facilitator family transporter: MGEFFTLLRRGNRSALTAGIVNSIIAIIKAIAYVLTGNVAMFAEMMHTLGDAANQFFVFIGSALSKKAPTKRFPNGFGRLVNLVLLGAILFVGIMAYETIHEGIAHIIEPTESTGFWITLSVLFAGVVLESGVFFKAMQEIAHDAKLDSKGPRLILDSFRSLKQAKPATRLVFLEDLVATAGGIVAMIAVIISHVTPFHQAEGIASILIGLMMFYVVGNVFLQNAAGALGEADETMAARLGGLIMKDPDVKDISKLEVIKEGDHFHVEVEIEVDPTLTIAQADDIKDRLELQIRLQQGIIDVTIGFDEDDKIQQYIVASDES, from the coding sequence ATGGGAGAATTTTTTACGTTATTACGCCGGGGTAACCGGTCTGCGTTGACGGCAGGCATCGTCAACTCTATCATCGCCATCATCAAGGCAATTGCCTACGTCCTGACGGGAAATGTCGCGATGTTCGCCGAAATGATGCATACGCTCGGGGATGCTGCCAATCAATTTTTCGTCTTCATCGGTTCTGCCCTCAGTAAAAAAGCACCAACGAAACGGTTCCCGAATGGCTTTGGTCGTCTCGTCAATCTCGTCTTGTTAGGCGCAATCCTCTTTGTCGGCATCATGGCCTACGAAACGATTCATGAAGGGATTGCCCATATCATCGAACCGACAGAATCGACAGGCTTCTGGATCACGTTATCCGTTTTATTCGCAGGGGTCGTCTTAGAAAGTGGTGTGTTCTTTAAAGCAATGCAGGAAATCGCGCATGATGCGAAATTGGACTCAAAAGGACCACGCCTCATCCTCGACAGCTTCCGGTCACTGAAGCAAGCAAAACCAGCGACACGCCTTGTGTTCCTTGAAGACTTAGTCGCAACGGCTGGCGGAATCGTCGCGATGATCGCCGTCATCATCTCACATGTGACACCGTTTCATCAGGCAGAAGGAATTGCTTCTATCCTGATCGGGCTGATGATGTTTTACGTCGTCGGAAACGTCTTCCTGCAAAACGCAGCTGGTGCACTTGGTGAAGCCGATGAGACGATGGCAGCACGTCTCGGCGGACTGATCATGAAAGACCCAGACGTCAAAGACATTAGTAAACTGGAAGTTATTAAAGAAGGCGATCATTTCCACGTCGAAGTTGAAATCGAAGTTGATCCGACGTTGACGATCGCTCAAGCAGACGACATCAAAGACCGCCTTGAACTGCAGATCCGTTTGCAACAAGGCATCATCGATGTGACGATCGGCTTTGACGAAGACGATAAGATTCAACAGTATATCGTCGCTTCTGACGAGTCATGA